One window from the genome of Streptococcus parasanguinis encodes:
- a CDS encoding ABC transporter permease/substrate-binding protein produces the protein MSKLLTTFQDRFGEWLTALGQHLQLSLLTLLVAIFLTIPLAVYLNSHKKVANWVLQVAGIFQTIPSMALLGLFIPFMGIGTLPALTALVIYAIFPILENTITALNGIDPSLEEAGIAFGMTKWERLKKFEIPLAMPVIVSGVRTATVMIIGTATLAALVGAGGLGSFILLGIDRRNASLILIGAISSAILAILFNVILKWLEKAKLRTIVAAFAVMLLGLGASYAPSMIPQKEKENLVIAGKLGPEPEILMNMYKLLIEENSDMTVTVKPNFGKTDFLYQALKKGDIDIYPEFTGTITSSLLQPAPKVSNDSKEVFKVARDGIKKQDNLALLKPMAYQNTYAIAVPKSIAKEYNLKTISDLKKVQDKLKAGFTLEFNDREDGNKGLQSVYGLNLNVATMEPALRYEAIQQGNIQITDAYSTDPEIAQYNLVVLEDDQHLFPPYQGAPLMKEALLKKHPELEGILNKLAGKITESQMSQMNYQVGVEGKPAAKVAREFLVKQGLLKK, from the coding sequence ATGTCTAAACTACTTACAACTTTTCAAGATCGTTTTGGGGAATGGTTAACAGCCCTTGGGCAACACTTGCAATTGTCTCTTTTGACCTTATTGGTTGCTATTTTTCTGACCATCCCACTTGCGGTTTATCTAAATAGTCACAAAAAAGTGGCGAATTGGGTGCTACAAGTTGCGGGTATCTTCCAGACCATTCCCTCAATGGCTTTGTTGGGGCTCTTTATTCCTTTCATGGGGATTGGAACCTTACCGGCCCTTACAGCTCTAGTCATTTATGCTATTTTCCCGATTTTGGAAAATACAATCACAGCCTTGAACGGCATTGATCCTAGTCTTGAGGAGGCAGGGATTGCTTTTGGAATGACCAAGTGGGAGCGACTCAAGAAGTTTGAAATTCCACTGGCCATGCCTGTTATTGTATCAGGGGTTCGTACAGCAACCGTTATGATCATTGGGACAGCGACTTTAGCCGCTCTTGTTGGAGCTGGTGGATTGGGCTCCTTTATCCTTTTGGGGATTGATCGTCGAAATGCTAGTCTCATTTTAATCGGCGCAATCTCATCAGCCATTTTGGCCATTCTATTTAATGTTATTCTCAAATGGTTGGAAAAGGCCAAGTTGCGTACGATTGTTGCGGCCTTTGCGGTGATGCTCCTTGGTTTGGGAGCGAGTTATGCTCCAAGCATGATTCCTCAGAAAGAAAAAGAAAACCTAGTCATAGCTGGGAAATTGGGGCCTGAGCCTGAAATTCTCATGAATATGTACAAACTTCTCATTGAGGAAAATAGTGACATGACGGTGACCGTTAAGCCTAACTTTGGGAAGACAGATTTCCTTTATCAAGCGCTTAAAAAGGGTGATATCGATATCTATCCAGAATTTACAGGGACCATTACAAGCTCTCTCTTGCAACCAGCTCCTAAAGTCAGCAACGACTCCAAAGAAGTTTTCAAGGTTGCGCGTGATGGTATAAAGAAACAAGATAATCTAGCTTTACTCAAACCGATGGCTTATCAAAACACCTATGCGATTGCTGTTCCGAAAAGTATTGCGAAAGAGTATAATCTGAAGACGATTTCTGATCTCAAGAAAGTTCAGGACAAGCTCAAAGCTGGTTTCACGTTGGAATTTAACGACCGTGAGGACGGAAACAAAGGACTTCAATCAGTTTATGGACTAAATCTTAATGTGGCTACCATGGAGCCGGCACTTCGCTATGAGGCAATCCAACAAGGCAATATTCAAATAACAGATGCCTATTCAACAGACCCAGAAATTGCTCAATATAATTTAGTTGTTCTAGAGGATGACCAACACCTCTTCCCACCTTATCAAGGAGCACCCCTCATGAAAGAAGCTCTTCTTAAGAAACATCCAGAATTGGAAGGCATTCTGAACAAGTTGGCTGGCAAAATCACAGAGAGCCAAATGAGTCAGATGAACTACCAAGTGGGAGTAGAAGGAAAACCTGCTGCTAAAGTCGCACGTGAGTTTTTGGTAAAACAAGGACTATTGAAGAAATGA
- a CDS encoding ATP-binding cassette domain-containing protein, which translates to MIEYKHVALRYTEKDILKDVNLRIENGEFMVLVGPSGSGKTTMIKMINRLLEPTDGNIYMDGKRIKDYDERELRLSTGYVLQAIALFPNLTVAENIALIPEMKGWTKEQITSKTEELLDKVGLPAAEYANRMPSELSGGEQQRIGIVRAIIGEPKILLMDEPFSALDAISRKQLQELTKALHKEFGMTTIFVTHDTDEALKLGDQIAVLQDGEIRQVADPETILQAPATDFVADLFGGAHHV; encoded by the coding sequence ATGATTGAATACAAACATGTAGCCTTGCGCTACACGGAAAAGGACATTTTGAAAGATGTCAATCTCCGCATTGAAAATGGAGAATTCATGGTGCTAGTGGGTCCTTCAGGATCTGGTAAGACCACCATGATCAAGATGATTAACCGTCTTTTGGAGCCGACAGATGGCAATATCTATATGGATGGGAAACGTATCAAGGACTATGATGAACGGGAGTTACGTCTCAGTACCGGCTATGTCCTTCAAGCCATTGCCTTATTTCCTAACTTGACCGTTGCTGAAAATATAGCATTGATTCCTGAGATGAAGGGCTGGACTAAAGAACAAATCACTTCTAAGACAGAAGAACTCTTGGATAAGGTGGGGCTCCCTGCTGCAGAGTATGCAAATCGCATGCCTAGTGAATTATCTGGTGGGGAGCAACAGCGGATTGGCATTGTGCGCGCTATCATTGGAGAACCAAAAATTCTATTGATGGACGAACCTTTTTCAGCCTTGGATGCCATCTCTCGCAAGCAGTTGCAAGAATTGACCAAGGCATTACATAAAGAATTCGGCATGACGACCATCTTCGTAACCCATGATACGGATGAGGCCTTAAAATTAGGGGATCAAATTGCAGTGTTGCAGGATGGAGAAATCCGCCAGGTGGCAGACCCTGAAACAATTTTACAAGCGCCTGCGACAGACTTTGTCGCAGATTTGTTTGGAGGTGCTCACCATGTCTAA
- a CDS encoding SDR family oxidoreductase: MIGITGVTGKLGSYVANLVDKKGIASVHLARSPERAKIYASAEIRKIVYANTPEVVEALKGIDVLLMVSARENPERVEEHTSFLNAAKLAGVEHIVYTSFYGADEKATFTLSRDHAQTEAYIKELGFTYTFLRDNFYLDFLIDMALENGEIRGPAGSGLVSAVARKDTSRVAAEILLHAKKWENQTLNLTGPEELSMEEIVALLSEETGKTIAYVDESVEEAYESRKKWPAQTWEYDAWVSTYTAIKAGEQAGVSADVEKVLGHPASSLLDILRDRKLIEEKYD; encoded by the coding sequence ATGATTGGAATAACAGGTGTAACAGGGAAATTAGGTTCTTATGTGGCGAATCTTGTCGATAAGAAGGGAATTGCTTCAGTCCATCTAGCACGAAGCCCAGAGCGTGCAAAAATCTACGCGTCTGCGGAAATTCGTAAAATAGTGTATGCCAATACACCAGAGGTGGTTGAGGCCTTAAAGGGGATCGATGTCTTGTTGATGGTTTCTGCTCGGGAAAATCCAGAGCGTGTTGAGGAACACACGAGTTTTTTAAATGCCGCAAAGCTAGCAGGAGTAGAGCATATCGTCTATACCTCCTTTTATGGGGCAGATGAGAAGGCAACTTTCACCTTGTCTCGAGATCATGCCCAGACGGAAGCCTATATCAAGGAGTTAGGGTTCACCTACACTTTTTTGAGAGATAATTTTTACTTGGACTTCCTGATTGATATGGCGCTTGAAAATGGAGAGATTCGCGGTCCGGCCGGCAGTGGTCTTGTGTCAGCTGTTGCCCGTAAGGATACATCTAGGGTTGCAGCAGAGATTCTTTTACATGCTAAGAAATGGGAAAATCAAACCTTGAATCTAACAGGACCAGAGGAACTTTCCATGGAAGAGATCGTAGCGCTTCTCTCAGAAGAGACCGGTAAGACCATCGCGTATGTGGATGAATCAGTAGAAGAAGCCTATGAGTCACGGAAAAAATGGCCAGCACAAACTTGGGAGTATGATGCCTGGGTCAGTACCTATACAGCGATTAAAGCTGGAGAACAAGCTGGAGTTTCAGCAGATGTCGAAAAAGTCCTAGGGCATCCAGCAAGTAGCTTATTGGATATTCTTAGAGACAGAAAACTTATTGAGGAAAAATATGATTGA
- a CDS encoding MarR family winged helix-turn-helix transcriptional regulator, translated as MDKMQGGYQALQIRLLNGRLFQKLLSKEPDAQYRSEQGKILTILWKQELGCATATDIALATGLANNTLTSMVKKLEEQGLVTIQPCTQDKRKKYISLTDLGWAQKEIGDRVSKELGEIFYQGFSDQEIREFEAYQERIIDNLKAKENEL; from the coding sequence ATGGACAAGATGCAAGGGGGATACCAAGCTTTACAGATACGCTTATTGAACGGGCGACTTTTTCAAAAACTCTTGAGCAAGGAACCAGATGCCCAATACCGAAGTGAACAGGGGAAAATTTTAACGATTTTGTGGAAGCAAGAGTTGGGGTGCGCTACTGCGACCGATATCGCTCTTGCGACGGGTCTAGCTAATAATACATTAACCAGTATGGTTAAGAAATTGGAAGAACAAGGTTTGGTTACGATTCAACCTTGCACGCAGGATAAAAGGAAAAAATATATTTCTTTGACAGACCTTGGTTGGGCGCAAAAAGAAATCGGTGACCGTGTCAGCAAAGAACTTGGAGAGATTTTTTACCAAGGCTTTTCGGATCAAGAAATCCGAGAATTTGAAGCCTATCAAGAGCGTATTATTGACAATCTAAAAGCTAAAGAGAATGAACTGTAG
- the leuS gene encoding leucine--tRNA ligase, whose product MSFYNHKEIEPKWQKYWADHHTFKTGTDASKPKFYALDMFPYPSGAGLHVGHPEGYTATDILSRFKRAQGYNVLHPMGWDAFGLPAEQYAMDTGNDPAEFTAENIANFKRQINALGFSYDWDREVNTTDPNYYKWTQWIFTKLYEKGLAYEAEVPVNWVEELGTAIANEEVLPDGTSERGGYPVVRKPMRQWMLKITAYAERLLNDLDDLDWPESIKDMQRNWIGKSTGANVTFKVKGTDKEFTVFTTRPDTLFGATFTVLAPEHELVDAITTPEQAEAVADYKHQASLKSDLARTDLAKEKTGVWTGAYAINPVNGKEIPIWIADYVLSSYGTGAVMAVPAHDQRDWEFAKQFDLPIVEVLEGGNVEEAAYTEDGLHVNSDFLNGLNKEEAIAKIVSWLEEKGFGQEKVTYRLRDWLFSRQRYWGEPIPIIHWEDGTSTAVPESELPLVLPVTKDIRPSGTGESPLANLTDWLEVTREDGVKGRRETNTMPQWAGSSWYYLRYIDPHNTEKLADEDLLKQWLPVDIYVGGAEHAVLHLLYARFWHKFLYDIGVVPTKEPFQKLFNQGMILGTSYRDHRGALVATDKVEKRDGSFFHVETGEELEQAPAKMSKSLKNVVNPDDVVEQYGADTLRVYEMFMGPLDASIAWSEEGLEGSRKFLDRVYRLITSKEIVADNNGALDKVYNETVKAVTEQIESMKFNTAIAQLMVFVNAANKEDKLYVDYAKGFIQLIAPFAPHLAEELWQTVAATGESISYVAWPTWDESKLIEDEIEIVVQIKGKVRAKLMVAKDLSREELQEVALSDEKVKAEIDGKEIVKVISVPNKLVNIVVK is encoded by the coding sequence ATGAGTTTTTACAATCATAAAGAAATCGAGCCTAAGTGGCAAAAATACTGGGCTGACCATCACACCTTTAAGACAGGAACAGATGCTTCAAAACCTAAGTTTTATGCATTGGACATGTTCCCTTATCCATCTGGAGCGGGTCTTCACGTAGGACACCCAGAAGGCTACACAGCAACAGATATCCTTAGCCGTTTCAAACGTGCCCAAGGTTACAATGTCCTTCACCCAATGGGATGGGATGCCTTTGGTTTGCCTGCAGAGCAATATGCTATGGATACAGGGAATGACCCAGCGGAATTCACAGCAGAAAACATTGCTAACTTCAAACGCCAAATCAATGCGCTTGGCTTCTCTTACGACTGGGATCGTGAAGTCAATACGACAGATCCGAACTACTACAAGTGGACGCAATGGATTTTCACCAAGCTTTACGAAAAAGGCTTAGCTTATGAAGCGGAAGTACCAGTAAACTGGGTGGAAGAATTGGGTACAGCTATCGCCAACGAAGAAGTTCTTCCAGATGGAACATCTGAGCGTGGGGGCTATCCAGTTGTCCGCAAACCAATGCGCCAATGGATGCTCAAAATCACTGCCTATGCGGAACGCTTGCTCAATGACTTGGATGACCTGGATTGGCCAGAGTCTATCAAGGACATGCAACGCAACTGGATTGGGAAATCAACTGGTGCTAACGTAACTTTCAAGGTGAAAGGAACAGACAAGGAATTCACCGTCTTTACAACACGTCCAGATACCCTTTTTGGTGCGACCTTCACTGTTTTGGCTCCTGAGCATGAACTGGTAGATGCCATCACAACACCTGAACAAGCTGAGGCTGTAGCGGACTACAAACACCAAGCCAGCCTCAAGTCAGACTTAGCTCGTACAGACCTTGCCAAGGAAAAAACAGGGGTTTGGACTGGAGCTTATGCGATCAACCCTGTCAATGGCAAAGAAATTCCTATCTGGATTGCAGACTATGTTCTGTCTAGCTATGGTACAGGTGCTGTTATGGCCGTACCTGCCCACGACCAACGTGACTGGGAATTTGCTAAACAATTTGACCTTCCAATTGTAGAAGTACTTGAAGGTGGGAACGTTGAAGAGGCTGCTTACACAGAAGATGGCCTTCACGTCAACTCTGACTTCTTGAACGGTCTCAACAAAGAAGAAGCGATTGCTAAAATCGTGTCTTGGCTAGAAGAAAAAGGCTTTGGTCAAGAAAAGGTTACCTATCGTCTCCGCGACTGGCTCTTTAGCCGTCAACGTTACTGGGGTGAACCAATCCCAATCATTCATTGGGAAGATGGGACTTCGACAGCTGTTCCAGAAAGTGAACTCCCACTTGTCTTGCCAGTAACCAAGGATATCCGCCCTTCAGGTACTGGTGAAAGCCCATTGGCTAACTTGACAGACTGGCTGGAAGTGACTCGTGAGGATGGCGTCAAAGGTCGTCGTGAAACCAATACCATGCCACAATGGGCAGGTTCAAGCTGGTACTACCTCCGCTATATCGATCCACACAACACTGAGAAATTGGCTGACGAGGATCTCCTCAAACAATGGTTGCCAGTCGATATCTACGTAGGTGGGGCAGAACACGCCGTACTCCACTTGCTTTACGCACGTTTCTGGCACAAATTCCTCTATGATATCGGTGTTGTTCCAACCAAAGAGCCATTCCAAAAACTCTTTAACCAAGGTATGATTTTGGGAACTAGCTACCGTGACCACCGTGGCGCACTTGTGGCGACTGATAAGGTTGAAAAACGTGACGGTTCCTTCTTCCATGTGGAAACAGGAGAAGAATTGGAGCAAGCACCAGCTAAGATGTCTAAATCCCTCAAGAACGTTGTCAATCCAGACGATGTGGTGGAACAATACGGTGCTGATACTCTTCGTGTCTATGAAATGTTCATGGGACCACTCGATGCTTCCATCGCTTGGTCTGAAGAAGGATTGGAAGGAAGCCGTAAATTCCTTGATCGTGTTTACCGTTTGATTACAAGTAAAGAAATTGTTGCGGATAACAATGGTGCTCTTGACAAGGTCTATAACGAAACTGTTAAGGCTGTCACTGAGCAAATCGAGTCTATGAAATTCAACACAGCCATTGCCCAGCTCATGGTCTTTGTCAACGCGGCCAACAAGGAAGACAAACTCTATGTGGACTACGCCAAAGGCTTTATCCAATTGATCGCTCCATTTGCGCCTCACTTGGCAGAAGAACTCTGGCAAACAGTCGCAGCAACAGGCGAATCTATCTCTTACGTAGCTTGGCCAACATGGGACGAAAGCAAATTGATTGAAGACGAAATCGAAATCGTCGTTCAAATCAAAGGAAAAGTCCGTGCTAAACTCATGGTCGCAAAAGACCTATCACGCGAAGAATTGCAAGAAGTTGCTCTCTCTGACGAAAAAGTCAAGGCAGAGATTGATGGCAAAGAAATCGTGAAAGTGATTAGTGTCCCTAATAAACTCGTTAATATCGTTGTGAAATAA
- a CDS encoding peptide ABC transporter substrate-binding protein translates to MNKGKVLLATSALLLSAGVLAACSGGKSGSSGDQTFSYVYTQDPDTLDYSISNKKSTSEFTGNAIDGLLEVDKYGNLIPSLAKDWTVSKDGLTYTYKLRKGVKWMTAEGEEYGEVKAKDFVTGLKHAADKKSQAIYLVQKSVKGLDDYVSGKTSDFSTVGVKAIDDYTVQYTLSQPESFWNSKTTMGILMPVNEEFLKSKGDDYGQGTSPSSILYCGPYLIKSITSKSSAILEKNPTYWDADNVKISKVKLTYYDGQDSESLIRGFDNGDYTVARVFPNGSNYKSVEKKHKDDIVYTDQGSSTYNLSFNIDRQAYEITKKTTDAQKTSTKKAILNKDFRQAIMFAFNRKAYVAQTNGEAGANKVIRNTFTPPNFVQIDGKQFGDAVEKDLEAYGDEWKGVSVADGKDTLYNPTKAKEEFAKAKADLQAQGVEFPIHLDLPTSSTYTEGIKQAQSFKQSVESTLGAENIVIDLNMVSEDDLQRVTYFAENASQQDWDLNNNLGWGPDYTDPSSYIDITSGKSGENANSYFGFDAGTDNAAAKAAGFDEYDQLIEDAHNETKDVNKRYEKYAAAQAWLTDSALLIPIHSDGASPVVRKTVPYSAAFAWTGHKGQTFNYKYLEVQDKVVSAKDYDKARDQWKKEKEKSNKKAQEELEKHVK, encoded by the coding sequence ATGAACAAAGGGAAGGTACTCTTAGCTACCAGCGCTCTGCTTTTATCAGCTGGTGTACTGGCAGCCTGCTCAGGAGGGAAATCTGGAAGTTCCGGCGATCAGACTTTTAGCTATGTCTATACCCAGGATCCGGATACACTGGATTACTCGATTTCCAATAAAAAATCGACTTCCGAGTTTACAGGAAATGCGATAGATGGCTTGTTGGAAGTGGACAAGTACGGGAACTTGATCCCATCGCTTGCTAAAGACTGGACTGTTTCCAAGGATGGCTTGACCTATACTTATAAACTCCGCAAAGGGGTCAAATGGATGACTGCTGAAGGGGAAGAATATGGAGAAGTCAAGGCCAAAGACTTTGTCACAGGTCTCAAACACGCGGCAGATAAGAAATCACAAGCGATTTACTTGGTCCAAAAATCTGTCAAAGGTTTGGATGATTATGTTTCAGGGAAGACATCTGATTTCTCAACTGTTGGTGTGAAAGCTATTGACGATTACACCGTTCAATATACCTTGAGCCAACCAGAAAGTTTCTGGAATTCCAAGACTACGATGGGGATCTTGATGCCGGTCAATGAAGAATTCCTGAAATCTAAAGGAGATGACTATGGTCAAGGAACTTCTCCATCTAGTATCCTCTACTGCGGTCCTTATTTGATCAAATCTATCACTTCTAAATCTTCTGCGATATTGGAAAAGAACCCAACATACTGGGATGCGGATAATGTTAAGATCAGTAAAGTCAAGCTGACCTATTATGATGGACAAGACTCAGAATCCTTGATTCGTGGGTTTGATAACGGCGACTATACAGTTGCCCGTGTTTTCCCAAATGGTTCTAACTATAAGAGTGTAGAGAAGAAGCATAAGGACGACATTGTCTATACTGACCAAGGTTCCTCTACCTACAATCTTTCCTTCAACATTGACCGTCAGGCTTATGAAATCACAAAGAAGACCACGGATGCTCAAAAGACTTCAACTAAGAAAGCCATCTTAAATAAAGACTTCCGTCAAGCCATTATGTTTGCCTTCAACCGCAAGGCTTATGTAGCGCAAACTAACGGGGAAGCGGGTGCCAATAAGGTGATCCGTAATACCTTTACGCCACCAAACTTTGTCCAAATCGATGGCAAACAATTTGGTGATGCAGTAGAAAAAGACTTAGAAGCTTATGGGGATGAATGGAAAGGGGTCTCTGTCGCAGATGGAAAAGACACCCTCTACAATCCAACCAAGGCCAAAGAAGAGTTTGCCAAAGCCAAGGCAGATTTGCAGGCTCAAGGAGTTGAATTCCCAATTCATTTGGACCTTCCAACTTCTTCAACTTATACAGAAGGGATCAAACAAGCTCAATCCTTTAAACAGTCAGTTGAATCTACACTAGGAGCAGAAAATATTGTCATCGACCTGAATATGGTTTCTGAGGATGATCTGCAACGGGTGACTTACTTTGCTGAAAATGCTTCGCAACAAGACTGGGATTTGAACAATAACTTGGGTTGGGGACCAGACTATACGGACCCATCTTCTTACATCGATATCACTAGTGGTAAATCCGGCGAAAACGCCAATTCTTACTTTGGATTCGATGCTGGTACGGATAATGCAGCCGCAAAAGCAGCTGGTTTTGATGAATATGATCAATTGATCGAAGATGCGCACAATGAAACCAAAGATGTGAACAAGCGTTACGAAAAATACGCTGCCGCTCAAGCTTGGTTGACCGATAGTGCCCTCTTGATTCCGATCCATTCAGATGGAGCTTCTCCAGTCGTTCGTAAGACTGTACCATACTCTGCAGCCTTTGCTTGGACAGGCCACAAGGGTCAAACCTTCAACTATAAATATTTGGAAGTTCAAGACAAGGTTGTATCGGCTAAAGACTACGACAAAGCGCGTGATCAATGGAAGAAAGAAAAAGAAAAATCCAATAAAAAAGCGCAAGAAGAACTTGAAAAGCATGTGAAATAG
- a CDS encoding DUF1958 domain-containing protein — MELMNNGRHLHKRLKHSLLSLLVGVLALGPISTAFADDIYQQEDVMKIAADAGLVLDDFYKPKADIVIDANTGAILYGDNIDTVRDSGSMAKLMSAYVVFRALKEGKIKYDTVVTATEADQAISENNLLSNSPIVAGVDYKVSELIKMLFVPSSSAAVIMLANAVTDNDPDKFLDLMNQYAQEMGMSHTKWHNPNGAMISVLQGYYNPQRYDVNANNEITARDMSILAYHIVNDLPEMLEYTKQAHTTIMEGTPYEQSYDNYNTSLEGGKFALKGTDGLKTGSSPTADYNYTATTKRGKQRIIEVILGVGNYDVEIAESYRNQIGNTLAEKMFADYQYKKILSAGDHTIDGKTIHLKQDFYATVKKGTKPALKLEDNRLVVQNGLQQVSPSIKAGVAVSESKATTSSSKSKGLDVMWLFCFLPAGILYLIFKQTDPKRRK; from the coding sequence ATGGAACTTATGAATAATGGGAGACATTTACACAAACGACTAAAACACAGCCTCTTGTCCCTCCTTGTAGGAGTCTTGGCATTAGGCCCTATTTCCACTGCCTTTGCGGACGACATCTACCAGCAAGAAGATGTCATGAAAATCGCAGCTGATGCTGGACTGGTATTGGACGATTTTTACAAACCTAAGGCTGACATCGTCATCGACGCCAATACTGGAGCTATATTGTACGGAGATAATATCGACACGGTCCGGGACTCAGGAAGCATGGCCAAACTCATGAGTGCCTATGTAGTCTTTCGGGCCCTCAAAGAAGGCAAGATCAAATATGATACCGTGGTCACAGCAACAGAGGCAGACCAAGCCATCTCGGAAAACAATCTGTTAAGTAACTCACCTATTGTAGCTGGTGTAGACTACAAGGTATCGGAATTGATCAAGATGCTCTTTGTTCCTTCTTCCAGTGCGGCCGTGATTATGCTCGCCAACGCCGTCACTGACAATGATCCCGATAAGTTTTTGGACTTAATGAATCAGTACGCACAAGAAATGGGGATGAGTCATACCAAATGGCACAATCCAAATGGGGCGATGATTTCGGTCCTTCAGGGCTACTACAATCCTCAGCGCTACGATGTCAATGCGAATAACGAAATCACAGCGCGGGACATGTCTATTCTGGCTTATCACATCGTAAACGACCTGCCAGAAATGTTGGAATACACCAAGCAAGCTCATACTACGATCATGGAAGGAACCCCCTACGAGCAAAGCTACGATAACTACAACACTTCCCTCGAAGGTGGAAAATTCGCCCTTAAAGGAACGGATGGCCTCAAGACCGGATCCAGCCCGACTGCTGACTACAACTACACCGCGACAACCAAGCGGGGGAAACAGCGGATTATCGAAGTGATTTTGGGGGTTGGAAACTACGATGTCGAGATCGCCGAAAGCTACCGCAATCAGATCGGAAATACCTTGGCTGAGAAAATGTTCGCAGACTACCAGTATAAAAAAATCCTTTCTGCAGGCGATCATACCATCGACGGGAAGACCATTCACTTGAAGCAAGACTTCTATGCGACCGTTAAGAAGGGGACGAAGCCAGCCCTTAAACTGGAAGACAACCGCCTAGTCGTTCAGAACGGCTTGCAACAGGTATCTCCAAGCATTAAAGCGGGAGTGGCTGTAAGTGAGTCTAAAGCAACGACCTCTAGCAGTAAAAGCAAGGGACTCGATGTCATGTGGCTCTTCTGCTTCCTGCCTGCCGGAATTTTATACCTGATCTTTAAACAAACCGATCCAAAAAGAAGAAAATAG
- a CDS encoding glycerol dehydrogenase — MRNFASPSRYIQGENALFENAQSISELGNHPVLLCDSVVYDIVGKRFEEYLGQNGLTVLPVFFNGEASDNEINRVVSLAEENGCDLVIGLGGGKTIDSAKAIADLLKSPVVIAPTIASTDAPVSALSVIYTDEGAFERYIFYSKNPELVLVDSKVISQAPKRLLASGIADGLATWVEARAVMQANGKTMLGQQQTLAGVAIAQRCEETLFADGLQAMAACEAKVVTPALENIIEANTLLSGIGFESGGLAAAHAIHNGFTALTGDIHHLTHGEKVAYGTLVQLFLENRPKEELNKYIRFYQQIGMPTTLKEMHLETASYEDLLKVGQQATIEGETIHQMPFEVKASDIAQAIVAVDAYVQGLD, encoded by the coding sequence ATGAGAAATTTTGCAAGTCCGTCACGTTACATTCAAGGTGAGAATGCCTTATTTGAAAATGCACAATCTATTTCAGAATTAGGGAATCACCCTGTTTTGCTATGTGATTCAGTGGTCTATGATATCGTAGGGAAGCGTTTTGAAGAATACCTTGGTCAAAATGGGCTCACGGTTTTGCCAGTCTTCTTCAATGGAGAAGCTTCTGACAACGAAATCAATCGTGTGGTTAGTCTGGCAGAAGAAAATGGCTGTGATTTGGTCATTGGACTTGGTGGAGGAAAGACCATCGATAGTGCAAAAGCTATTGCTGATCTTCTAAAATCACCAGTTGTGATTGCTCCGACCATCGCCTCTACAGATGCTCCCGTTTCCGCCTTGTCGGTTATCTATACGGATGAGGGTGCCTTTGAGCGCTATATCTTCTATTCTAAGAACCCAGAATTGGTCTTGGTGGATAGCAAAGTGATCTCTCAAGCACCAAAACGTTTGCTCGCCTCTGGTATCGCAGATGGATTAGCGACTTGGGTAGAAGCGCGTGCGGTGATGCAAGCGAATGGAAAAACCATGTTGGGTCAACAACAAACCTTAGCGGGTGTCGCCATTGCACAACGTTGTGAAGAAACCTTATTTGCAGACGGTCTTCAAGCCATGGCTGCTTGTGAAGCCAAAGTTGTAACACCTGCTCTTGAAAACATTATTGAAGCTAATACCCTTCTCAGTGGTATTGGATTTGAAAGTGGGGGATTAGCTGCTGCCCATGCCATCCATAATGGCTTTACAGCCCTTACTGGGGACATCCACCATTTAACTCACGGTGAAAAAGTAGCCTACGGAACGCTCGTTCAATTGTTCTTGGAAAACCGTCCGAAGGAAGAATTGAATAAATACATTCGTTTCTATCAACAAATCGGTATGCCAACCACTCTGAAAGAAATGCATCTTGAAACTGCAAGTTATGAAGATCTTCTCAAAGTTGGTCAACAAGCCACCATCGAAGGAGAAACCATCCATCAAATGCCATTTGAAGTGAAGGCTTCTGATATTGCCCAAGCCATCGTAGCAGTAGATGCCTACGTTCAAGGTTTAGACTAA